GTGGACTCCGTCGCCCTTCCGCTCATCGCACTGATCGTCTGCGTGGCCGTCTTCGGCCACGAGGCCCGGTTCTCCCGGCTCGACAAGCGCCTCGCGCGCCTCGAACGCAAGGTGGACCTCCTGCTCGGCCATCTGGACGTGGCCGTCGAGGACCCCGGGACGGACGCGGTGGCGGCACTCGCCCGCGACGGCAAGGCGATCGAGGCGATCAAGGAGTACCGGCGGGTCACCGGGGCCGGGCTGAAGGAGGCCAAGGACGCCGTGGACCGGCTCCAGGGGCGCTGACCCCGGCGGGTGCCCGCTCGCGGGGCGCCGAGGAAGTCGTGGCCGCGAGGTGTTCAGCCGCCGTCCCGGCCGGCGGTGAGCAGCGACGTCAGCCACTCCCGGCGGGCCTCCTTCGCCCGGCGGGACAGCCTGGCCCGGGGGACGAACTCGTCGAAGCCGTGGCAGCCTCCGGGCCACACGTGCAGCTCGCAGGGGACCCCGGACTGCCACAGGCGGCCGGCGTAGGCGACGGTCTCGTCGCGGAACGTCTCCGCGGAACCGACGTCGAGGTAGGCGGGCGGCAGGCCGGTGAGGTCCGCGGCACGCGCCGGGGCGGCGTGGGCGGGGATGTCCGGCGCCCCCGCGGCGCCGTCGAGGTGGGCGTTCCAGGCGGTGGCGTTGGACGTGCGGTCCCACATGTCCCGCCCCGCCATCTGACGGCCGGAGCGGGTGTCGTTGCGGTCGTCGAGCATCGGGGACAGCAGCATCTGGGCGGCCGGCGCGGGACCGCCGCGGTCCCGCGCCAGCAGGGCCAGGCCCGCGGCGAGACCGCCGCCCGCGCTGGTTCCCACCGTGATGATCCGGTCCGGGTCCGCGCCCAGTTCCGCGGCGTGCCGCGCGGA
Above is a genomic segment from Streptomyces glaucescens containing:
- a CDS encoding ribosomal protein L7/L12, which encodes MDSVALPLIALIVCVAVFGHEARFSRLDKRLARLERKVDLLLGHLDVAVEDPGTDAVAALARDGKAIEAIKEYRRVTGAGLKEAKDAVDRLQGR
- a CDS encoding alpha/beta hydrolase, with protein sequence MTRRTAGDAPTPARPAPAADLPPVPLDPELAAALEALGELPPLTPRDVPAVRAAVGAGALGDEALRCGGEVVWEEREVTGPAGAPDVTVLICRPAAAPAGSRLPLVYFMHGGGMIAGSRRHLMSDVLEWTRTLHTVTVSVEYRLAPEHPHPAPLEDCYAGLVWSARHAAELGADPDRIITVGTSAGGGLAAGLALLARDRGGPAPAAQMLLSPMLDDRNDTRSGRQMAGRDMWDRTSNATAWNAHLDGAAGAPDIPAHAAPARAADLTGLPPAYLDVGSAETFRDETVAYAGRLWQSGVPCELHVWPGGCHGFDEFVPRARLSRRAKEARREWLTSLLTAGRDGG